In Hahella sp. KA22, one genomic interval encodes:
- a CDS encoding cold-shock protein, with amino-acid sequence MKDNNSVKMMIAVIAGLILPIVLGVALSLFGMQPTFSFMADGSGLTSLLTSGAGIGVYLITAVLFILAGFLPAILSGSSEEAYEEDNANDERESGIVKWFNPNKGFGFITREGGDDIFVHFRSIRGRGHRSLRQGQKVRFRTVEGDKGLQAEDVSPVR; translated from the coding sequence ATGAAAGATAATAATTCAGTAAAAATGATGATTGCAGTGATTGCCGGTCTTATTCTTCCTATCGTGCTTGGCGTTGCGCTGAGTCTTTTCGGTATGCAGCCCACTTTTTCCTTCATGGCGGACGGCAGTGGATTAACGAGCCTCTTAACTTCTGGCGCAGGCATTGGCGTTTATTTGATCACCGCTGTGCTATTCATTCTGGCTGGCTTTTTGCCAGCGATATTGTCTGGAAGCTCGGAAGAGGCTTATGAGGAAGATAACGCCAATGACGAGCGCGAGTCGGGTATTGTTAAGTGGTTTAACCCGAATAAGGGATTTGGCTTTATCACGCGCGAAGGTGGCGATGACATATTTGTTCACTTCCGCTCTATTCGAGGCAGAGGTCATCGTTCTTTGCGTCAGGGACAGAAAGTGAGGTTCCGGACAGTGGAAGGGGACAAAGGTCTTCAGGCGGAGGATGTTTCTCCCGTTCGCTGA